In Rahnella aquatilis CIP 78.65 = ATCC 33071, one DNA window encodes the following:
- a CDS encoding oligopeptide/dipeptide ABC transporter ATP-binding protein, producing MIAEALVELQDVRVRFPASYNWRGKPTGYVHALNGLDLNIIRGETLGIVGESGCGKSTLAQLLMGLQKPSSGEVHRARNDNSWFGSGMQMVFQDPQSSLDPRLPVWRIITEPVFVQKHNSSRERRELAATLAEQVGIRREYLDRLPHEFSGGQRQRISIARALSSEPDIIVLDEPTSALDISVQAQILNLLVELQRQRNLTYVLISHNVSVVRHMSDRVAVMYLGQIVELGSAEKVLSVPQHPYTRLLLDSVPRAGRRLDEGFIDKKGELPGNRNLPMGCYFRERCPLAGDGCQMPQDLVCGENGVVARCHRVMPGQ from the coding sequence ATGATTGCTGAGGCACTGGTTGAACTGCAGGACGTGCGCGTGCGATTCCCCGCAAGCTATAACTGGCGCGGCAAACCGACCGGTTATGTGCACGCGCTGAACGGGCTGGATCTCAATATTATCCGCGGCGAAACCTTAGGCATCGTCGGGGAATCCGGCTGCGGGAAAAGCACGCTGGCGCAGTTACTGATGGGGTTGCAAAAGCCCAGCAGCGGCGAAGTGCATCGGGCGCGTAATGACAACTCCTGGTTCGGCTCCGGTATGCAAATGGTGTTTCAGGATCCGCAATCGTCGCTGGATCCGCGCCTGCCGGTCTGGCGGATCATTACCGAACCGGTGTTTGTGCAAAAACACAACAGCAGCCGGGAACGCCGTGAACTGGCCGCCACGCTGGCGGAGCAGGTGGGTATCCGCAGGGAATATCTCGACCGTCTGCCGCATGAGTTTTCCGGCGGCCAGCGTCAGCGTATCTCCATTGCCCGTGCGCTGTCCTCAGAGCCGGACATCATCGTGCTGGATGAACCGACCTCGGCGCTGGATATTTCGGTGCAGGCGCAAATCCTCAATTTGCTGGTTGAACTGCAACGTCAGCGCAATCTGACGTATGTGCTGATTTCCCATAACGTTTCCGTTGTCCGTCACATGAGCGATCGTGTGGCGGTGATGTATCTCGGGCAAATCGTTGAACTGGGTAGCGCTGAAAAAGTCCTGTCCGTGCCACAGCATCCGTACACCCGATTGCTGCTCGATTCAGTTCCCCGCGCCGGGCGCAGGCTCGATGAAGGGTTTATCGATAAGAAAGGCGAATTACCCGGCAACCGCAATCTGCCGATGGGATGTTACTTTCGCGAACGTTGTCCGCTGGCAGGAGACGGCTGCCAGATGCCGCAGGATCTGGTGTGCGGGGAAAACGGCGTGGTGGCGAGGTGTCACCGGGTGATGCCCGGGCAGTAA
- the dapF gene encoding diaminopimelate epimerase, whose translation MIFHRYHGLGNDYLVCHHSVAALLSNQQIRRICDRHYGIGSDGLLIDDDTADIPSLRIINPDGSEAEKSGNGLRIYARYLFDMGRVGHERFLVNTSGGQVRCEVSEDAHQVSVDMGQAKFSPAALPASVEGDEALALPIVAGGHNLSATLVSMGNPHCVIRVEKLDLDLVKRLGSEIETLAIFPKRTNVQFAEVLDRNNLSIGIWERGAGYTLASGSSSCAAASAMRKLGLVDNPVTVHMPGGELAIRFSGDFQVNMRGPVQKIAIITLDNDCFRDMPG comes from the coding sequence ATGATTTTTCACCGTTATCACGGACTGGGTAATGATTATCTGGTCTGCCATCACAGCGTCGCCGCCCTGCTCAGCAATCAGCAAATCCGGCGCATCTGCGACCGCCATTACGGAATAGGTTCCGACGGTTTGCTGATCGACGATGACACGGCTGACATTCCCTCCCTGCGCATTATTAATCCCGACGGCTCTGAAGCCGAGAAAAGCGGCAACGGACTGCGCATTTACGCCCGCTATCTGTTTGACATGGGTCGCGTGGGACATGAACGCTTTCTGGTGAATACCTCAGGCGGGCAGGTGCGCTGCGAAGTCAGCGAAGACGCGCATCAGGTGAGCGTCGATATGGGGCAGGCAAAATTCTCTCCGGCGGCCTTACCGGCCAGCGTAGAAGGTGATGAGGCTCTCGCGCTGCCAATCGTCGCAGGCGGGCATAACCTCAGTGCGACACTGGTATCCATGGGAAATCCGCACTGCGTAATCCGGGTGGAAAAACTGGATCTGGACTTAGTGAAACGACTCGGCTCAGAGATTGAAACGCTGGCGATTTTTCCTAAACGAACCAACGTGCAGTTCGCCGAAGTGCTGGACAGAAACAATCTCAGTATCGGCATCTGGGAACGTGGCGCAGGTTATACACTGGCTTCCGGCAGCAGCAGTTGCGCGGCAGCCAGCGCGATGCGCAAACTCGGGCTGGTCGATAACCCTGTCACGGTGCATATGCCGGGCGGCGAACTCGCCATCCGTTTCAGCGGTGATTTTCAGGTCAACATGCGTGGTCCGGTGCAGAAAATCGCCATCATCACGCTTGATAATGACTGTTTCCGGGATATGCCGGGGTAG
- a CDS encoding GNAT family N-acetyltransferase, which produces MESFTVPVASPPLAITTSRLILRQWQDSDFEPFAAMNADPQVMEFFPSVLTREKSDEMAIRCRDLITERGWGIWVVELCETGEFIGFVGLHTPGYDLPFTPCIEIGWRLRADTWGQGYCTEAARAALDVGFNQLGLNEIVAFTALPNVRSQAVMKKLGMACDPKENFMHPALEEGHGLREHCLYRLKRV; this is translated from the coding sequence ATGGAGTCTTTTACCGTCCCCGTTGCATCGCCGCCGCTGGCCATCACCACATCGCGACTGATTTTGCGACAGTGGCAGGACAGTGATTTCGAGCCTTTCGCCGCCATGAACGCAGATCCGCAAGTGATGGAATTTTTCCCGTCAGTGCTGACCCGTGAAAAAAGTGACGAAATGGCGATCCGCTGTCGGGATTTGATCACAGAACGCGGTTGGGGCATCTGGGTGGTTGAGCTGTGTGAAACTGGCGAGTTCATCGGCTTCGTCGGGTTGCATACGCCAGGTTATGATTTGCCGTTTACGCCATGTATCGAAATCGGCTGGCGCCTGAGGGCGGATACATGGGGGCAAGGTTATTGCACTGAAGCCGCCCGCGCCGCGCTGGATGTCGGGTTTAACCAACTGGGGCTAAACGAAATTGTGGCCTTTACCGCGCTGCCGAATGTCCGTTCGCAGGCGGTGATGAAAAAGCTCGGTATGGCGTGTGATCCAAAAGAGAACTTCATGCATCCGGCGCTGGAGGAGGGACACGGGTTAAGGGAACATTGTTTGTATCGGCTAAAACGAGTCTGA